The following coding sequences lie in one Panicum virgatum strain AP13 chromosome 6N, P.virgatum_v5, whole genome shotgun sequence genomic window:
- the LOC120678784 gene encoding fasciclin-like arabinogalactan protein 7: protein MMELKAGIFTVAMLAIVLSSPTTAQKSPPAPATPVLPPAPAPAPAPHHVDLADLLSVAGPFHTFLEYLQKTNVIETFQNQANNTKEGITIFVPKDSAFAALKKTTFANLTQDQLKSLLLYHALPKYYSLAEFNKLSTLNPVATFAGSQYTLNLTYDMGTIQVKSMWSNPKISSSVYSTRPVAVYEVNKVLLPMQIFKSDPPLAPAPAPAPDAKASDVAPNPTSGKAASGKAKADEKNSSYQVGVSIITYLALAVSGGLMLFW, encoded by the coding sequence ATGATGGAGTTAAAAGCTGGGATTTTTACCGTGGCCATGCTAGCCATTGTGCTCTCCTCACCAACAACTGCTCAAAAGAGTCCTCCTGCTCCAGCGACTCCAGTCCTTCCACCGGCTCCagcaccggcaccggcgccacACCATGTGGACCTCGCTGATCTCCTCAGTGTGGCCGGCCCATTCCACACCTTCCTGGAGTACCTGCAAAAGACCAATGTCATTGAGACCTTCCAGAACCAGGCGAACAACACCAAGGAGGGCATCACCATCTTTGTTCCCAAGGACTCAGCGTTCGCCGCACTGAAGAAGACCACATTTGCCAACCTCACCCAAGACCAGCTCAAGTCCCTGCTCCTGTACCATGCACTCCCCAAGTACTACTCTCTGGCTGAGTTCAACAAGCTGAGCACCCTCAACCCGGTGGCCACCTTCGCTGGTTCACAATACACTCTGAACCTCACTTACGACATGGGCACCATCCAAGTGAAGTCGATGTGGTCCAACCCAAAGATCAGCAGCAGTGTCTACTCAACTCGCCCGGTTGCGGTGTACGAGGTCAACAAGGTTCTCCTGCCAATGCAGATCTTCAAGAGCGACCCCCCGCTCGCTCCAGCCCCTGCTCCTGCCCCAGATGCCAAGGCCTCTGATGTCGCTCCCAACCCAACCTCAGGGAAAGCAgcgagcggaaaggcgaaggcAGACGAGAAGAATTCATCATACCAAGTCGGTGTCAGCATCATTACTTACTTGGCCCTTGCTGTCTCGGGTGGCTTGATGCTCTTCTGGTGA